From the uncultured Methanomethylovorans sp. genome, the window CTTGTTATAACCAGATCAGCAAGGCAGATCATAGAAATAGAAACTGACTATTCGGTTGTGGAGGTAGAGGATATGGCAAGCCATGTTTATGAAGAAAGGGAGTTCACCGCACCCATTGCCAGTGGTTCACATCGATTCCATGGTATGATTGTTGCTCCATGTAGTATGAAGACTGTTGGCTCCATTGCAAATGGCATGTCTGACAATCTGTTAGAACGAACTGCTGATGTATGCCTTAAAGAAAGACGCAGGCTTGTTATTGTGCCGCGAGAGACACCTTTGAACGAAATACATCTTGAGAACATGCTCAAGCTCACAAGAGCAGGGGCTATTATATTACCTGCATGTCCTGGCTTCTATTCCAGGCCAAAGAACATTGATGATCTTGTGAATTCTATTTCCGGGCGCGCTTTAGACCTCGCGGGAATAGATAATGACGTATATAACAGATGGAAATAGGTTATGTAATCTTAGCCTCAATTTTTTCATATTTTGACCATTTTTCCAGTTTTTACATTTTTTGACTGATTTCTGACGGAAGGTTTTTAACCTATAACGTCTATTGCAGTGCTTACCCCCTTGGGATAGTAGGGTAGCCTGGTCCATCCTCGAGCGTTTGGGACGCTTGGACTGCGGTTCAAATCCGCGCTATCCCACCAAACTTCTTTGAAGACTTTTTTTTATTGTTCATTCTTTTCAAGTTTACTTTCTCAATAGTTTAAATTTCAATTTTCCACATGTCCTCTTTCTCCATTATTTCATACATAACTTAGCTAGATGGCAACAGTACAAAAATAGAGTTATTTTTATATAATTAGTGTATATCTATTTGTATGGCGTTATTCATACACACTAAAATCTCAGTATCGTTGTTGACAGCTTTTTTCTTCTTTTCGATCTTATTTGCCGGAATCGGTAGTGCAGCGACAATTTCTGTTGAAAATGTATCAGATAGTGTCACTGCCGCTGATCTGGTGAACATACTGCTTGGAGAAAATAGTACTGTTACTGTTTCCAATATCTCAATTACAGGCAGTAATGCGGCGATCGGTCACTTCACTAATGGTGGCTCGCTGGGATTTGATACTGGTGTTGTAATGAGTACCGGTTTGATTTCTAACATATCCAATGATATGTCTAACTTCGCTAACACTAATAATAGTCAGCCAGGGGACAGTGATCTGAGCACGCTTGTCAATGATACTACTTTCGATGCCATTATTCTTGAATTTGATTTTGTCCCTGAAAAAAGCGGTATCAATTTTAATTATCGATTTAGTTCTGAAGAAAGTTTTACAGATGTGTATGATGATGCTTTTGGACTTTTCGTAAATGGAGCTAATATTGCCCTGCTGCCGAATGGAAATCCAGTCAGTGTAATTAATATTGGAAATGGTACTTACTATGAGCCAGGTCCTCTCAATAATTGTTTTAATGGGTCCAGTATAATACTGACAGCTGCAGTGGAAGTAGTACCAGGAACTTTAAACCACATGAAATTTGCCATTGCGGATGCAAGAGATGGTGTTTATGATTCGGGTGTTTTCATAGAGGGCGGTTCTTTCGTATCCAATACAATTCCTAACGCACCAGTATCCCCTATGTGTGAAGCTGAGACGAATCCAACAGATCTAACAGATCTAACCCCTGAATTTAGTTGGACTTTCTCTGATCCAGATGTTGGTGATACACAGGGAGCTTACCAGATCCAGGTAGGAACAACCGAAGGTGGAAGTGATATGTGGGACAGTGGCCAGGTCACAAGCTCTTCATCAACTGATATATCTTATGCGGGTTCTGATTTAGATTATAATACTGTATATTACTGGAGAGTAAAGACATGGGACAATAACAATGCAGTAAGTTCCTACTGTGCCGCTCAAACCTTCAGTACTTCGGAAGAAATTCTATCTCCTGTTGCTAATTTGACAGCCAATGTCACTTCCGGTACAGCTCCACTTACAGTGAACTTCACTGATCTCTCAACCAACACACCCACTTCCTGGTTATGGGACTTTGGTGATGGAAATATTTCAAACGATCAAAACCCTACCCATACCTATACAAGTGGAGGCACTTATACCGTCAGCCTCAATGCAACAAGTGCTGCTGGAAGCAACACAAGCATCCAGGCGAATTACATCACTGTAGTGGTAGCGACTAGAGTGGATGCTTCCTACGCGTCAGTCACTTATTATGAAAACGATAATATGACCGTAGATCCCGGGATCAATGTAACCGGCAGTTCAACTTTTACATCAGCTAGGGTCTATATCGGTGATGGCTACGTAGCGGGTGAAGACTTCCTCCGTTTCACGGACTCAAGCAACATAACTGGAAGTTTCAGTGGATCAACCGGAGTTCTTACTCTTACGGGAAATGGAAGTGCTGCTGCATACCAGGCAGCCTTCAGAAATATAAAATATGAAAACACTAACGAAGATCCCAATACAGCTGATAGAAATATTACATTCGTTCTGGGAGAAAACGCTCTTTATTCCCAGGATACAGGTCATTATTATGAATATGTAGCAAATGCTCGTATCTCCTGGAATGATGCGAAAACAGCGGCAGAGGCAAGAAGCCTGTCGGGAATGCAGGGTTATCTCGCTACGATTACATCCGCAACGGAGAATAGCTTCATCAGTTCTAAAATACAAGGTGAAGCATGGATAGGGGCAAGCGATTCAGCACAAGAGGGTCAATGGAAATGGGTAACAGGTCCTGAAAGTGGGACAATTTACTCTTTATTCTGGAGTGGCAATTATAACGGTGCTGCTGTAAATGGTTCGTATGAGAATTGGAATGACAACGAGCCAAATGATGCAGGTGATGAAGACTGTGCACACCTTCTCTCAAATGGAATGTGGAATGATTACAATGCAAATAATATTGATCCTATAATGGGTTATTTTGTAGAATACGGTGGAATGCCGAATGAACCCTCTCCACAGCTCACTACAACTATTGTTGTGAGTATTAACTCCATCAATGATGCCCCCTCCACCCCCGGAGCTTTCACCTCTCCCACAAGTGGCCAGATCAAGCAGGGCGGTCAGTCACTAACTGCCAGCTGGGGTGCATCTACAGATCTGGATGACGCTGTCAAGTATGATCTATGGTTCTTCAATGGCAGCTGGACAATAATTGGGGATCTTCTGAACACTAACAGTAAGACATTCACTCTGCCTGCTGACAATACGAACAGTGCAATGCTCCGTGTATATGCAAACGATACTCAGGATAATTCATCTGCAAGAGATGTTACATTTACTATTGATTCACTGGGACCAGTGATATCTTACGGCACAAATGGAAATGTCACGTACTCCAAAAGCCACAGTACAACAGCAACAGGAACAGATGCTGTTGCAGGCCTTGCAAATATTGCCTATGCCTGGACCAATGACTCTGATGTAAGTTCCGTATCCTCATGGACCAATTTTGTAAATGGTGCTGCATTAACTAAGGATACTGTCAGTGGTGAGTGGTATCTGCACATCAATGCAACAGACAATGTTGGTAATGTAAATCTTTCCGTATCCAGTGCGTTCAATCTGGACAATGGTCTGCCTGTGATCAATTTTGGAACCAATGGTAATGCTACTTATGCCCAGAACCATAGTACTGATGTCACTGTTGTTGATCCACTTTCAGGTATCGAGTCTTTGGCTTATTCCTGGACCAATGATTCCGATGTGAGTTCGGTTTCTGAATGGACCTCTTTTGCCAACGGAGATGCCCTTTCCAAGGATTCAGTACAAGGAGACTGGTATCTGCACATAAGAGCTACCGATAATGCAAGCAATACCAACTACTCCGTATCCAATGCATTCGCTATGGATAGTGTGCTTCCGATACTAAGTATCACAGGTAATCCTTCAAGCTGGCAGAACACCAGCGCTACCATCAACGTAACCATCTATGACCTTTCCGGTGCATCTCTGGTAAAATGGGACAGCGGCATATTTGATACCACATATTTCAGCTCGAGCGGTACAACTATAGCTTCTCCTTACTCTATCGAAGTCTCTGAGAACGGTAATTACACTGTGTATGCCATGGATGCAGCTGGTAATGAGAATGTCACGACTTTTACAGTATCATATATTGATACTGTGCTTCCATCTATCGACATTGCACCAGATGGCAACAGCACCTACGCTCAGAACCACAGTTCCACAATAACATCTTTGGATAGTCTTTCTGGTGTACAGTCCCTTACATATTCCTGGAGCCAGAGTTCCAATGTGGGTTCAGTATCCTCCTGGACTGCGTGCAACAGTGGTGATACGGTAACAAAAGGTTCTGCGAACGGCAACTGGTACTTGCATGTAAGGTCCATTGACAATGCTGACAACGTTTATTATTCCGTATCCAGCGTGTTCAGGCTTGACAATGGGCTGCCTGTGATACATTACGGTACCGATGGGGACGATACATATGCCCAGAGCCACAGTACTGTTGTTACTGTCACAGATGCACTTTCAGGTATCAACCAGCTTGGTTATGCCTGGACCCAGGACATTGATGTGGACTCAGTATCCCAGTGGACATCTTTTACCAATGGAGCTACCCTTACGAAGAATTCAGGTGACGGTGACTGGTACTTACATATCAGGTCAATTGATAGTGCGAGCAATACCAATTACTCAGTATCCTCAAACTTCAGGCTGGACAATACTGCTCCTGCGTATATTTGGTTACAGAAGCCTCTGAATGCAGATACAGGAGATAGTGTTACCATCGAACTGAACGTCACTGACGTGGATTCCGTTTCAGAGTGCACCATAACTGTTGACGGTGAAGAGCATCAGATGGACACCGATTCAGGCAACTACCTATGGACCGTTGACCTCCCTGCCAGTGATTCAGGATCACTCGTAAGTCAGGTGATCTATAGCTGCACTTTCAGTGATCTTGCAGGTAATGTGGGAAGCACAGGTGAGATCCTGCTAAACGTATCCATTTTGCCCATCGCTGATTTCACGGCAAGCGCAACCAGAGGCAATTCTCCTCTTACAGTAAGTTTTGAGGATGATTCATCTGGTCGGGTAGAAGACTGGCACTGGGACTTCGGAGACGGCAGTACTTCTACCGAGCAGAATCCTGTCCATACTTTCGGATCAGGTAATTTCAGTGTCAACCTGACAGTGACCAATAACAATGGCACTTCCAGTCAGCTGCTCAACATAAAGGCTGCTGAACCGCTTAACTGTACCACGTCTCCGGAAGACTCGGACCCAGTTTCAATATATGGTGAAGAGAAGAACTTTAGCGTATCAACCAACATCCTCTCAAGCTTCAGCTGGTACATCGATGGTGAGCCGATAAGTGGAGATGGTGTCACCATGTCCTCGAATCATGATGATTCCTCTACTGTTTCATTCTGTGCTATAAATACAAGTGAGTACATTGATCAGGATAATTTCTTTGTGGATGATTACAACATATCTGTTGTAGTAAGCAATGAAAGCACAGGAATGTCAGATACTTTCTCCTGGGACTGGACAGTAACGAATTCTTCTGTAGAGGACAGTGAGGATATCGAGTTTGTGATATCAACGACTCCAGATATCACTTCATCAGGGAACATGTCATACGTAGGGTTCAATACCACCAATGATGAGAGGACCGATAATAACAATCTTACTGGCAGTATCACCTTTGTTTCGTTCAATACTCCGGGTAATGCTTCCGACCTCCGTATTAAGGTTGAAGTTCTGGACAAGTCATCATTGAATGAATCAGAAGCAGGATTCTCTCAGGACTCCGTGTACCAGTACCTTGACATTAGTTTCAGTAACCAGACCCTTGTTGATACAACGGGTCTTAACAGGAGTATCGAGTTCAGAGTCCTGAACGAACGTGATGGCGGCTCCCTTGCCATAACTTCAGTGATGCTCAAGCACTGGGGCAATCCGGCATGGGAAAGCTATATTCCGGAACTGCTGAACAATGACGGTACATATTCGTATTTCATTGTGCGCAATATCTCCGGCTTCTCACCGTTTGCAATTACAGCAAACTACGAGTACTCTTCAGGCTCAGGATCGGGGTCAGGCACTGGTAAAGCCATTGCAAGTTTCTGGTCATCACAAGAAGATACTGGTAAGACGGGAGGATCAGCATCTACTGGTTCCGAAAGCTCTAAGGTGTCAACAAGTACGGAAAGTTCAACTGATACCGGAGCATCATCAGGTGAGAAAGTTCAAACCAATGATGATATTGTCACCACAGGTGATGAAGGCAGTAACAGTAGAAGCAGCAACATAATTGCAGCTGGAATTGTACTACTGGCTGCTGCATTATTGATTTTCTTCCTGTACAGGAAGAAACGAGAAGAAGATCAATAAACTGATGCGTAGTTAAATAGTTCTTCCCGTGTTGTTTAAACGGTGGGAAGAACAACTATTTTTTTACTGTTTTATCATTTTTGCAGTATTATACTCTTATGTGGTAATTCTCTTATACAGCATAGGAAGCCTCTCTGGAAGTGAACTGGCATCATCTATTATTGTGTATTCTGCATCAGAGAAAATGTTGTCAAGATATTTGCCGGGATCTGGATCCACGGTTATACAGAAAAAATGAATTCCCTTGTCACTGCCTTCCCTTATCGCTATTCTGGTATCCTCTTCAGCAATTCTCTCTTTGTATGCTCTTTCTCCCTGGGATGTATCGAAGGGTTCACCATCGGATAACAGTATTATTATCTTTGTTTTTGCCTCTGCTGTGTCAAGTTTCCTTATCGAATGGCGGATGGCAGGTCCGAGCCGTGTGTTGGATACCGGTTCCAGCAGACTTATCCTGCGTGCAACATTGTCTGATAATTCCTCATCGAACTCCTTTATGACAAAGTACTCAACATCATCTCTTGTCTGGCCAGAAAATGCGTAGATGGCATACTTGTCTCCTATGCTTTCAAGGGCCTGTATCATAAGGATAAGTGAGTCTTTTTCGACATCTACTATACTCTTTTCTTCATAGCCCACGATTTTATGGGTGGAATAACTGACATCTATAAGGAAAAGAGTTGCAACATCCCTTTCCTGCTTGTCCCATTTGAGGTAGAGCCTGTCATCGGGATTTATCCCGCATTTCTTCTGTATCAGGGCATCGATGAATGCATCGATATCGATCTCAGTTCCATCGGTCTGTCCTTTCATCCTGCGGAATGCTTCCGGCTTCATCCTGTTGAATACATACTTGATCAGGGAAATCTCATGCCTGTACTGTTCTGATGCATCTTTGTAGTAATCACTGGACACGCCAAAAGGCTCGATCTCGTTAACCGTACACCAGTCAGCTTTATAGTCATTGATCACGGCATCCCATTCATCATAAATGTAACTGCCAAGTATCTTCCAGTTCTTTGCCGTAGCATAGGTAGGCTGGCGTTTAACCTTTTCTTCCTGTGGTCTTTCCTTCTCTGCTTCTGGTTCTACTTTACTTTCGGGAATGAAATTCCTAATAATATTCTCATGCGAATTGGACGAAAAAGCGTCCTTTTTGCTATACGTTCCTATGTCAACTCCGCGATAATCGATATTTTTCAGTACCTGATACTCCTTTTGGCTCAATGGACCCATCTGTTCATCGAGCATGGTATATATCCTGAAGGTCGTATCAAGGGAATCGAGAATAGATGATTCTTCGTGGAAGATTCCATCCTTCAGCAGAGTCCTTGCGTGGTCCAGAAGATACTTTGTCCCTTTGCTAATATTGTAAACAGGTTCATGTCCTATCGAGACCCACAGAAGTGATTCCATGAACTCTTCAAGGTCACCTTTCGGGGCAGACCTTGTCAGAAGCATCTGGTATCTTATTCTCTCAA encodes:
- a CDS encoding UbiX family flavin prenyltransferase — protein: MEIVVGISGASGSIYGIRLLEILSSMDIVTHLVITRSARQIIEIETDYSVVEVEDMASHVYEEREFTAPIASGSHRFHGMIVAPCSMKTVGSIANGMSDNLLERTADVCLKERRRLVIVPRETPLNEIHLENMLKLTRAGAIILPACPGFYSRPKNIDDLVNSISGRALDLAGIDNDVYNRWK
- a CDS encoding VWA domain-containing protein, which translates into the protein MEHKDPAEEELIELIRSRFSGSTCCNNFISVLKKSNSTYHAELLRTARMLLDKDLMLTGVFFENLPEAAQNTGQDGIRKWAGIGIKIFDQDKDLAIDYFSSSAPLLKDLDVSEVEEWALNGIAVFEEDPSLGRRYFSLKSKSSKEFIEGLTGSAALNEIISVLRYYALGLSGVNFNILSRRMLQIEEETNSINPIIAGRTIYLAPKIKKYGDIEDNFKIYKLSIMHEIGHVQFSSHKIEREGVAGLMADIRRRYTTIMKRTYLSGLQPEGIIDIADIIALFPNKALAGTILGILEDARVEYRIMQHYRGVRSDLERIRYQMLLTRSAPKGDLEEFMESLLWVSIGHEPVYNISKGTKYLLDHARTLLKDGIFHEESSILDSLDTTFRIYTMLDEQMGPLSQKEYQVLKNIDYRGVDIGTYSKKDAFSSNSHENIIRNFIPESKVEPEAEKERPQEEKVKRQPTYATAKNWKILGSYIYDEWDAVINDYKADWCTVNEIEPFGVSSDYYKDASEQYRHEISLIKYVFNRMKPEAFRRMKGQTDGTEIDIDAFIDALIQKKCGINPDDRLYLKWDKQERDVATLFLIDVSYSTHKIVGYEEKSIVDVEKDSLILMIQALESIGDKYAIYAFSGQTRDDVEYFVIKEFDEELSDNVARRISLLEPVSNTRLGPAIRHSIRKLDTAEAKTKIIILLSDGEPFDTSQGERAYKERIAEEDTRIAIREGSDKGIHFFCITVDPDPGKYLDNIFSDAEYTIIDDASSLPERLPMLYKRITT
- a CDS encoding choice-of-anchor L domain-containing protein; its protein translation is MALFIHTKISVSLLTAFFFFSILFAGIGSAATISVENVSDSVTAADLVNILLGENSTVTVSNISITGSNAAIGHFTNGGSLGFDTGVVMSTGLISNISNDMSNFANTNNSQPGDSDLSTLVNDTTFDAIILEFDFVPEKSGINFNYRFSSEESFTDVYDDAFGLFVNGANIALLPNGNPVSVINIGNGTYYEPGPLNNCFNGSSIILTAAVEVVPGTLNHMKFAIADARDGVYDSGVFIEGGSFVSNTIPNAPVSPMCEAETNPTDLTDLTPEFSWTFSDPDVGDTQGAYQIQVGTTEGGSDMWDSGQVTSSSSTDISYAGSDLDYNTVYYWRVKTWDNNNAVSSYCAAQTFSTSEEILSPVANLTANVTSGTAPLTVNFTDLSTNTPTSWLWDFGDGNISNDQNPTHTYTSGGTYTVSLNATSAAGSNTSIQANYITVVVATRVDASYASVTYYENDNMTVDPGINVTGSSTFTSARVYIGDGYVAGEDFLRFTDSSNITGSFSGSTGVLTLTGNGSAAAYQAAFRNIKYENTNEDPNTADRNITFVLGENALYSQDTGHYYEYVANARISWNDAKTAAEARSLSGMQGYLATITSATENSFISSKIQGEAWIGASDSAQEGQWKWVTGPESGTIYSLFWSGNYNGAAVNGSYENWNDNEPNDAGDEDCAHLLSNGMWNDYNANNIDPIMGYFVEYGGMPNEPSPQLTTTIVVSINSINDAPSTPGAFTSPTSGQIKQGGQSLTASWGASTDLDDAVKYDLWFFNGSWTIIGDLLNTNSKTFTLPADNTNSAMLRVYANDTQDNSSARDVTFTIDSLGPVISYGTNGNVTYSKSHSTTATGTDAVAGLANIAYAWTNDSDVSSVSSWTNFVNGAALTKDTVSGEWYLHINATDNVGNVNLSVSSAFNLDNGLPVINFGTNGNATYAQNHSTDVTVVDPLSGIESLAYSWTNDSDVSSVSEWTSFANGDALSKDSVQGDWYLHIRATDNASNTNYSVSNAFAMDSVLPILSITGNPSSWQNTSATINVTIYDLSGASLVKWDSGIFDTTYFSSSGTTIASPYSIEVSENGNYTVYAMDAAGNENVTTFTVSYIDTVLPSIDIAPDGNSTYAQNHSSTITSLDSLSGVQSLTYSWSQSSNVGSVSSWTACNSGDTVTKGSANGNWYLHVRSIDNADNVYYSVSSVFRLDNGLPVIHYGTDGDDTYAQSHSTVVTVTDALSGINQLGYAWTQDIDVDSVSQWTSFTNGATLTKNSGDGDWYLHIRSIDSASNTNYSVSSNFRLDNTAPAYIWLQKPLNADTGDSVTIELNVTDVDSVSECTITVDGEEHQMDTDSGNYLWTVDLPASDSGSLVSQVIYSCTFSDLAGNVGSTGEILLNVSILPIADFTASATRGNSPLTVSFEDDSSGRVEDWHWDFGDGSTSTEQNPVHTFGSGNFSVNLTVTNNNGTSSQLLNIKAAEPLNCTTSPEDSDPVSIYGEEKNFSVSTNILSSFSWYIDGEPISGDGVTMSSNHDDSSTVSFCAINTSEYIDQDNFFVDDYNISVVVSNESTGMSDTFSWDWTVTNSSVEDSEDIEFVISTTPDITSSGNMSYVGFNTTNDERTDNNNLTGSITFVSFNTPGNASDLRIKVEVLDKSSLNESEAGFSQDSVYQYLDISFSNQTLVDTTGLNRSIEFRVLNERDGGSLAITSVMLKHWGNPAWESYIPELLNNDGTYSYFIVRNISGFSPFAITANYEYSSGSGSGSGTGKAIASFWSSQEDTGKTGGSASTGSESSKVSTSTESSTDTGASSGEKVQTNDDIVTTGDEGSNSRSSNIIAAGIVLLAAALLIFFLYRKKREEDQ